The proteins below come from a single Edaphobacter acidisoli genomic window:
- a CDS encoding discoidin domain-containing protein, with the protein MHRASLSSLPKRVLILLACLSLTACVYAPAQTSMSIDSFDGAPTTNEINSFVSYVTAQTPATNNIGNNWAQGTSGEEVKAMGMVYEITQNTAILDQMIRFCDAVLSERDDLAPAPTGQIVIWTGNVDPVWPNTTTTPIGTGGEQGDPVGHLGNCARLILQTPSIWNNTVTIGDPDGYGATYLARAKTYVQQGDTSISGHILKYELDLSNSDHQYFAAADPYKGGTPVPWNQQMMFNYAFQNLAIDHDILGDNPTLAAQYHKIVQDSINWFFASGVTSYTDNAGNTAYSWGYAMPATTKEDNDHGSLDVNGFYRAYMTGEYGITPAMMVPFGNTFNDVMTLGPGDYSGVIDGTTGSGNSASTDYIRSGWLLTADFLPADYETMVGADFTAGGTTTSADRFSKFLWLKNKRYQSFTFTATPASQTVSAGSNTSFIATVTAQGAFAGNVTPSVTGLPTGATATFSPATITGGGDSTLTVQTSSSTPTGTYPLTILAMSMGSVSQTATVNLTVSAEPAAAAPTFSPSGGTYTTAQSVTISTTTSGATIRYTTNGTAPSETNGTIYTGPVAISSTTTLEAIAYESGYTDSSVTSANYTISSTTLPSGWSDTDIGAPGVAGSATYSGTTFTVNGSGTDIYNTSDQFNYVSTAANGNITITARVASQTNTNSWAKAGVMIRETTAAGSTYVGIYITPGKGASLQYRATTNASAINGPEVTGPVAPYWVQLTRSGSTFTASISPDGTTWTQVGTETVTMATNATAGLAVCSHNNTVLNTSTFDNVNITAAPSNGLPISATAESGDDGGGHTVAMTIDGNYSTYWQSTTNGSNSAYVQYDLGSTQSVNSVKIAWYLGNTRSTWFDVDTSTDGSTWATTLSGVNSSGTTTALETYNFTSAVNARYVRYVCYGTNHDNVNAIAETQIW; encoded by the coding sequence ATGCACAGAGCATCTCTCAGTTCCCTCCCCAAAAGAGTCCTGATTCTTCTAGCCTGTCTCTCACTCACCGCCTGCGTTTATGCGCCTGCGCAGACCAGCATGAGCATCGACAGCTTCGATGGCGCACCCACGACAAACGAGATCAACTCCTTCGTGTCCTACGTCACAGCACAGACCCCCGCCACCAACAACATCGGCAACAACTGGGCCCAGGGAACCAGCGGCGAAGAGGTCAAAGCCATGGGGATGGTCTACGAAATCACTCAGAACACCGCCATCCTCGATCAGATGATCCGCTTCTGCGATGCCGTACTCTCAGAACGCGATGACCTCGCGCCCGCGCCCACAGGCCAGATCGTCATCTGGACCGGCAACGTTGATCCCGTCTGGCCCAACACCACAACCACGCCCATCGGCACCGGCGGCGAACAGGGCGACCCCGTCGGCCATCTCGGCAACTGCGCACGCCTCATCCTGCAGACGCCGTCCATCTGGAACAACACCGTCACCATCGGCGACCCAGACGGTTACGGCGCAACCTACCTCGCCCGTGCCAAGACCTACGTGCAGCAGGGAGACACCTCGATCAGCGGCCACATCCTCAAGTACGAGCTCGACCTCTCCAACAGCGACCATCAATACTTCGCCGCCGCCGATCCCTACAAGGGCGGCACGCCCGTCCCCTGGAACCAGCAGATGATGTTCAACTACGCATTCCAGAACCTCGCCATCGACCACGACATACTCGGCGACAACCCCACCCTCGCCGCGCAATATCACAAGATCGTGCAGGACAGCATCAACTGGTTCTTCGCCTCTGGCGTCACATCCTACACCGACAACGCAGGCAACACCGCCTATAGCTGGGGCTATGCAATGCCTGCAACCACCAAAGAAGACAACGATCACGGGAGCTTGGATGTAAACGGCTTTTATCGCGCTTACATGACGGGCGAGTATGGCATCACTCCCGCCATGATGGTTCCCTTCGGCAACACCTTCAACGACGTGATGACGCTCGGACCCGGCGACTACTCAGGCGTCATCGACGGCACAACCGGCTCCGGAAATTCGGCCAGCACCGACTACATCCGCAGCGGCTGGTTGCTGACCGCCGACTTCCTGCCCGCTGACTACGAGACCATGGTTGGCGCCGACTTCACCGCCGGAGGCACGACAACCAGTGCCGACCGCTTCTCGAAATTCCTCTGGCTCAAAAACAAGCGTTATCAGTCCTTCACCTTCACTGCAACTCCCGCATCCCAGACCGTCTCCGCAGGAAGCAACACAAGCTTCATCGCGACTGTCACCGCACAAGGTGCATTCGCGGGAAACGTAACTCCATCTGTTACAGGTTTACCCACTGGCGCCACAGCCACTTTCAGCCCTGCCACCATCACTGGCGGCGGCGACTCCACCCTCACCGTGCAAACCTCCAGTTCAACACCCACCGGAACCTATCCACTCACCATCCTCGCTATGTCGATGGGCTCCGTCTCCCAGACCGCCACAGTGAATCTTACGGTCTCAGCAGAACCAGCAGCCGCGGCCCCAACCTTCAGCCCCTCAGGCGGAACCTACACCACAGCACAGTCGGTCACGATCAGCACCACCACCAGCGGGGCCACCATTCGCTACACCACCAACGGCACCGCGCCCAGCGAAACCAACGGCACGATCTACACCGGCCCGGTAGCAATCAGCAGCACCACCACTCTTGAAGCAATCGCCTACGAGAGCGGCTACACAGACAGCTCTGTGACCTCAGCCAACTACACCATCAGCTCAACCACCCTGCCCTCAGGCTGGTCCGACACCGACATCGGCGCGCCCGGCGTCGCGGGCAGCGCGACCTACAGCGGCACCACCTTCACCGTCAACGGCAGTGGCACAGACATCTACAACACCTCCGACCAGTTCAACTACGTCAGCACCGCGGCCAACGGCAACATCACCATCACCGCCCGCGTCGCCTCGCAGACCAACACCAACTCCTGGGCCAAAGCCGGCGTCATGATTCGCGAGACCACCGCCGCCGGTTCCACCTACGTCGGCATCTACATCACACCCGGCAAAGGTGCGAGCCTGCAATACCGTGCCACCACCAATGCCAGCGCCATCAACGGCCCCGAAGTAACCGGCCCAGTCGCGCCGTACTGGGTGCAGCTCACCCGCTCCGGCTCCACCTTCACCGCGTCGATCTCTCCTGACGGCACAACATGGACGCAGGTCGGCACCGAGACCGTAACGATGGCGACCAACGCCACCGCTGGCCTCGCCGTCTGCTCGCACAACAACACCGTGCTCAACACCAGCACCTTCGACAACGTCAACATCACCGCAGCCCCATCCAACGGCCTTCCCATCTCGGCAACAGCCGAGAGCGGCGACGATGGCGGCGGCCACACGGTCGCCATGACCATCGACGGCAACTACAGCACCTACTGGCAATCCACCACCAACGGCAGCAACTCCGCCTACGTCCAGTACGATCTCGGCAGCACGCAGTCCGTCAACTCCGTCAAGATCGCCTGGTATCTCGGCAACACCCGCTCCACATGGTTCGACGTCGACACCTCCACCGACGGCAGCACATGGGCCACAACCCTCAGCGGCGTCAACAGCAGCGGCACAACCACCGCGCTCGAAACCTACAACTTCACCTCCGCCGTCAACGCGCGCTACGTGCGCTACGTCTGCTACGGCACCAACCACGACAACGTCAACGCCATCGCCGAAACGCAGATCTGGTAG
- the pyrF gene encoding orotidine-5'-phosphate decarboxylase produces MTSRFDPKDHLIVALDFPDARQALDLVDSLGDACQWFKVGLELYFAAGNRLIEDLRNRGFDVFLDLKLHDIPNTVASAVRTATAAGASLLTIHACGGAAMMTAAAQAATAPGSPRLLAVTVLTSMDSVELAGIGIPDTPAVQALRLAKLAHSCGIDGMVCSPEEVATLRSELGQDALLVIPGIRPAGAALNDQKRVATPESAMAAGASMLVVGRPITRAASPIRAARAILDEITAGAPTT; encoded by the coding sequence GTGACCTCAAGATTCGACCCCAAAGACCACCTCATCGTAGCCCTCGACTTCCCCGATGCCCGCCAGGCCCTCGATCTCGTCGACTCACTCGGCGACGCCTGCCAGTGGTTCAAGGTCGGCCTCGAACTCTACTTCGCCGCCGGCAACCGCCTCATCGAAGACCTCCGCAACCGCGGCTTCGACGTCTTCCTCGACCTCAAGCTCCACGACATCCCCAACACCGTCGCCAGCGCCGTCCGCACCGCCACCGCCGCAGGAGCATCGCTGCTGACCATCCACGCCTGCGGAGGCGCCGCCATGATGACCGCTGCCGCTCAGGCAGCCACTGCGCCCGGCTCGCCGCGCCTGCTCGCCGTCACCGTTCTCACCAGCATGGACTCGGTCGAGCTCGCCGGCATAGGCATCCCGGACACTCCCGCCGTGCAAGCACTCCGCCTGGCCAAACTCGCCCACTCGTGCGGCATCGACGGCATGGTCTGCTCACCTGAAGAAGTCGCCACCCTGCGCTCCGAACTCGGCCAGGACGCCCTGCTCGTCATCCCTGGTATCCGCCCCGCAGGAGCAGCCCTGAACGACCAGAAACGCGTCGCTACGCCCGAATCAGCCATGGCCGCAGGAGCATCCATGCTCGTCGTCGGCCGTCCCATCACCCGCGCCGCCAGCCCCATTCGGGCCGCCCGCGCCATCCTCGACGAGATCACCGCCGGAGCACCCACAACGTGA
- a CDS encoding ribonuclease T2 family protein, giving the protein MKTVQSLALTALLALTITACKSTQPSPQATSQHTYSAASSTEETAPTSQQNFDYYLLNLSWSPEFCYSHPNAVECSQHATFVLHGLWPQNTSGGYPQDCSDAPGPRNPSQYSDIYPDPGLLQHEWRTHGTCSGLAPDAFFSLARQAVHSVAIPAELTSLDHQISMPPADILNLFTQANPSIPASSLVLSCGHNFLTAVEVCFSKSLQPIACGPVRSCRANTVRIPPPR; this is encoded by the coding sequence ATGAAGACCGTTCAATCACTTGCACTCACCGCACTCCTCGCACTCACGATCACCGCATGCAAGAGCACTCAGCCCTCCCCGCAAGCTACAAGTCAGCACACATATAGCGCGGCGTCCTCCACCGAAGAGACAGCACCTACCTCACAACAAAACTTCGACTACTATCTACTCAATCTCTCCTGGTCGCCCGAGTTCTGCTACTCGCACCCCAATGCCGTCGAGTGCTCCCAGCACGCCACCTTCGTCCTGCACGGCCTCTGGCCGCAAAACACCAGCGGAGGCTACCCGCAAGACTGCTCCGACGCCCCCGGCCCGCGCAATCCCTCGCAATACTCCGACATCTATCCCGACCCCGGACTGCTCCAGCACGAGTGGCGCACCCACGGCACCTGCTCCGGCCTCGCCCCCGATGCCTTCTTCTCTCTCGCTCGCCAGGCCGTCCACTCTGTAGCCATCCCTGCCGAGCTCACATCGCTCGATCACCAGATCTCGATGCCGCCCGCAGACATCCTCAACCTCTTCACCCAGGCCAACCCATCCATTCCTGCCAGTAGTCTCGTCCTCAGCTGCGGCCATAACTTCCTCACGGCCGTCGAAGTCTGCTTCAGCAAATCGCTCCAGCCCATCGCCTGCGGCCCTGTCCGTTCCTGCCGCGCCAACACGGTCCGCATCCCGCCTCCGCGATAA
- a CDS encoding dimethylarginine dimethylaminohydrolase family protein encodes MNTTCSTASSLASTFAPLPHFDKPTYLMCPPEWYDVNYVINPWMAGNLHQPARDVVFAQWKNLYQHLQQIADVRLLPARKGSPDMVFVAHAALVQHGVAAISSFAHKQREPEEQHLRKWLQDAGFLLWETPRETSFEGEGDALFDEKGQHLWAAHGVRTCKQSHKHVADAWHVGVTSLHLMDPRFFHLDMCFAPLGLGHVMYFAEAFDAASIKKIEAAYPAEKRIVVNEHEATQFACNVINIGDRILMGKVGTDLASRLRRLGYDVAELDLSEFQQSGGSAKALALRLSDSNVVAEKQNVGNRQ; translated from the coding sequence ATGAATACCACCTGCAGTACAGCTTCTTCCCTCGCTTCAACCTTTGCTCCACTTCCCCATTTCGACAAACCAACCTACCTGATGTGTCCTCCGGAGTGGTATGACGTTAACTACGTCATTAACCCCTGGATGGCGGGAAATCTTCATCAGCCTGCGCGCGATGTGGTGTTTGCGCAGTGGAAGAACCTGTATCAGCATCTACAGCAGATCGCTGACGTGCGGCTGTTGCCGGCTCGGAAGGGGTCGCCTGACATGGTGTTTGTGGCCCACGCGGCGCTGGTGCAGCATGGGGTCGCAGCCATTTCGAGCTTTGCGCACAAGCAGCGCGAGCCCGAGGAACAGCATCTGCGTAAGTGGTTGCAGGATGCTGGCTTCCTGCTGTGGGAGACGCCGCGGGAGACTTCCTTCGAGGGCGAAGGCGATGCGCTTTTTGACGAGAAGGGGCAGCATCTTTGGGCTGCGCATGGCGTCAGGACGTGCAAGCAGAGCCATAAGCATGTTGCAGATGCGTGGCATGTTGGCGTGACTTCGCTGCACCTGATGGACCCGAGGTTCTTCCATCTGGATATGTGCTTTGCGCCGTTGGGCCTGGGGCATGTGATGTACTTCGCGGAGGCGTTTGACGCGGCTTCGATCAAGAAGATTGAGGCGGCGTATCCGGCGGAGAAGCGCATTGTGGTCAATGAGCACGAGGCGACGCAGTTTGCCTGCAACGTGATCAACATTGGCGACCGCATCCTGATGGGCAAGGTCGGGACGGACCTGGCTAGTCGGCTGAGGCGTCTTGGCTACGATGTGGCTGAGTTGGACCTGAGCGAGTTTCAGCAGAGCGGAGGATCGGCCAAGGCGCTGGCGCTGCGTCTGAGCGACAGCAATGTCGTGGCGGAGAAGCAGAACGTCGGGAACAGGCAGTAG
- the pnp gene encoding polyribonucleotide nucleotidyltransferase has translation MKQDVTVELAGGRQIKFETGRLAKQASGAALVSSGDNVVLSTAVASPEPKEGIDFFPLTVEYREFTYAGGRIPGGFIKREGRPSEKEILTSRQIDRPIRPLFPEAFRNETQVVAFVYSADKENDPDVLGINGASCALALSDIPFHGPVGAVRIGLVDDQFIVNPTYTERAKSKLNIMVVGTKDGIVMIESGANEVAEERVVDAIEFAHTEIKKICVAIEDLVARAGKQKRLVTAVEIDKEYLAALTAKIGARLKDALDTKKHPKFESYAKVKELKDELKAEIAPEDTAALKKLGKYYEILRENIFREQVLNERIRPDHRAFDEIRPISIEVGVLPRVHGSAVFTRGETQALVSATLGTTDDAQRLESYEGEVKRRFMLHYNFPPFSVGEVGRMSGVGRREIGHGALASRAIEAVLPDETQSPYTLRVVSDILESNGSSSMATVCGASLSLMQAGIELKGSVAGVAMGLVKEGDKYAVLTDIAGAEDHYGDMDFKVAGTRNGITALQMDIKIMGITPQIMREALEQARKGRLFLLDKMDAVIAGASKEKSQFAPRIHTLQIPTDKIRDLIGPGGKVIRGIIDATGVKIDVDDTGRVNVASSDADGLARALQMIGDITAVPEVGKTYLGKVVRIAEFGAFVEIFPGTDGLLHVSEIAEHRVKEVKDELREGDQILVKVLAIEGNRIKLSRKAVLREQRAKLGLPEVGAAAPNGNGAEAAPQTRGGHAADAEEVDGEDEEDFDEEGDEAEDEPNFNRAEAPVPAGGQGQGQGRPGGQGNRRGGRRRRGRKGPGAPQGGGNR, from the coding sequence ATGAAACAGGACGTGACAGTAGAGCTTGCTGGTGGCAGGCAGATTAAATTTGAGACGGGACGGTTGGCCAAGCAGGCCTCCGGCGCAGCGCTGGTTTCGAGCGGCGACAATGTGGTGCTTTCGACGGCTGTGGCTTCGCCTGAGCCGAAGGAAGGCATCGACTTCTTCCCGCTGACCGTGGAGTACCGCGAGTTCACCTATGCGGGTGGACGCATTCCGGGCGGGTTCATCAAGCGTGAGGGAAGGCCGAGCGAGAAGGAGATCCTGACGAGCCGTCAGATCGATCGCCCGATTCGTCCGCTGTTTCCGGAGGCGTTCCGCAATGAGACGCAGGTGGTTGCGTTTGTGTACTCGGCGGACAAGGAGAATGACCCCGATGTGCTGGGCATCAACGGCGCGAGCTGCGCGCTGGCGCTGAGCGATATCCCGTTCCACGGGCCGGTGGGCGCGGTGCGGATTGGATTGGTCGATGACCAGTTCATCGTGAACCCGACATATACGGAGCGTGCGAAGAGCAAGCTGAACATCATGGTCGTCGGCACGAAGGACGGCATTGTGATGATTGAGTCGGGCGCGAATGAAGTGGCTGAAGAGCGCGTGGTGGACGCGATTGAGTTTGCGCACACGGAGATCAAAAAGATCTGTGTAGCGATTGAAGACCTGGTTGCGCGCGCGGGCAAGCAGAAGCGGCTGGTGACGGCGGTCGAGATCGATAAGGAATATCTGGCCGCTCTGACTGCGAAGATTGGCGCGCGGCTGAAGGATGCGCTGGATACGAAGAAGCATCCGAAGTTTGAGAGCTACGCGAAGGTGAAGGAGCTGAAGGACGAGCTGAAGGCGGAGATTGCGCCGGAGGACACGGCCGCGCTCAAGAAGCTTGGCAAGTACTACGAGATTCTGCGCGAGAACATCTTCCGCGAGCAGGTGCTGAATGAGCGGATTCGTCCGGATCATCGCGCGTTCGATGAGATTCGTCCGATCTCGATTGAAGTAGGCGTGCTGCCGCGAGTGCACGGGTCGGCGGTGTTTACACGTGGCGAGACGCAGGCGCTGGTATCGGCCACGCTGGGCACGACGGACGATGCGCAGCGGCTGGAGAGCTACGAGGGCGAGGTCAAGCGACGGTTCATGCTGCACTACAACTTCCCGCCGTTCTCGGTGGGTGAAGTGGGCAGGATGAGCGGCGTGGGTCGCCGCGAGATTGGACACGGTGCGCTGGCTTCGCGGGCGATTGAGGCGGTGCTGCCTGATGAGACGCAGTCTCCGTATACGCTGCGGGTGGTGTCGGACATTCTGGAGTCGAATGGGTCGTCGTCGATGGCGACGGTGTGCGGTGCGTCGCTGTCGCTGATGCAGGCGGGCATTGAGCTGAAGGGCTCGGTTGCCGGCGTGGCGATGGGGTTGGTGAAGGAGGGCGACAAGTACGCTGTTCTGACCGATATTGCTGGTGCGGAAGATCACTACGGGGACATGGACTTCAAGGTTGCCGGTACGCGCAATGGGATTACGGCGCTCCAGATGGACATCAAGATCATGGGGATTACGCCGCAGATTATGCGCGAGGCGCTGGAGCAGGCGCGCAAGGGACGGCTATTCCTGCTGGACAAGATGGATGCGGTGATCGCGGGTGCGAGCAAGGAGAAGTCGCAGTTTGCTCCGCGGATTCATACGCTACAGATTCCGACGGATAAGATTCGCGATCTGATCGGGCCGGGCGGCAAGGTGATTCGCGGAATCATCGATGCGACGGGCGTAAAGATCGACGTGGACGATACGGGCCGCGTGAATGTGGCTTCGAGCGATGCGGATGGTCTGGCGCGCGCGCTGCAGATGATAGGCGACATCACGGCTGTGCCTGAGGTTGGGAAGACCTACCTCGGTAAGGTAGTGCGGATTGCGGAGTTCGGTGCGTTTGTTGAGATCTTCCCCGGTACCGATGGCTTGCTGCACGTCTCGGAGATTGCAGAGCATCGCGTGAAGGAAGTGAAGGACGAACTGCGCGAGGGCGATCAGATTCTGGTGAAGGTGCTGGCGATTGAAGGCAACCGCATCAAGCTGTCGCGCAAGGCAGTGTTGCGTGAGCAGCGAGCCAAGCTTGGGTTGCCGGAAGTTGGTGCGGCTGCTCCGAATGGCAATGGCGCGGAGGCTGCTCCGCAGACGCGTGGCGGACACGCGGCTGATGCAGAGGAAGTCGACGGCGAGGACGAGGAGGACTTCGACGAGGAGGGAGATGAGGCCGAGGATGAGCCGAACTTCAACCGCGCCGAGGCTCCAGTGCCGGCTGGCGGACAGGGCCAGGGGCAAGGCCGTCCGGGTGGTCAGGGTAATCGTCGTGGTGGACGGCGTCGTCGTGGCCGCAAGGGGCCGGGCGCTCCGCAGGGCGGCGGCAACCGGTAA
- the rpsO gene encoding 30S ribosomal protein S15: MLAPAKKTDIIEKFRTHDSDTGSPEVQIAILSERIGQLTEHFKEHKKDHGSRRGLLMLVSKRRRLLDYLKRNDADRYREVIGKLGIRK; this comes from the coding sequence GTGCTAGCACCCGCCAAGAAGACCGACATTATTGAAAAATTTCGCACGCATGATTCGGACACGGGAAGTCCGGAGGTGCAGATCGCCATTTTGAGCGAGCGCATCGGACAGTTGACCGAGCACTTCAAGGAACACAAGAAGGACCACGGATCGCGCCGCGGCTTGCTGATGCTGGTGAGCAAGCGTCGCCGTCTGCTCGACTACCTGAAGCGGAATGACGCTGACCGGTATCGTGAGGTCATCGGCAAACTGGGAATCCGCAAGTAA
- the pstS gene encoding phosphate ABC transporter substrate-binding protein PstS, producing the protein MQTNASRPAKMLAVLTAVALTTVLTACKSSSGPSTENVTLNGGGSTFVNPVMSRWTHDFAAAHTGTQINYQSIGSGGGVQQVKAGTVDFGASDYPLTDANLAEMKPMLQIPETAGPVCITYNLPGLTKPLQLSAEAISGIFLGKITSWQDPILKKDNPGVALPNIKVVVAHRTDGSGTTAAFTTYLSAVSPEWSTKVGKGGAVSWPVGLGGKGSEGVTAQVRQSPGGIGYVELIYAQQNNLAVANVRNQAGNYITPSTASTTAAIAAFADQLNKDPRVPIVNAPASAPEAYPISTLTFLIIPKDGTDVGKRTMLKKFIQYIVTDGQLIASQLNYAPLPDGVKQYDQQQLSQMTVNGQPVQ; encoded by the coding sequence ATGCAGACCAACGCCAGCCGGCCCGCGAAGATGCTTGCCGTCCTTACCGCAGTTGCCCTGACCACCGTCCTTACTGCCTGCAAATCCAGCAGCGGCCCATCCACCGAGAACGTTACGCTCAATGGCGGAGGCAGCACCTTCGTCAATCCGGTTATGTCGCGCTGGACACATGACTTTGCAGCTGCCCACACCGGCACGCAGATTAACTACCAGTCCATCGGTTCCGGGGGCGGTGTTCAGCAGGTCAAAGCCGGTACAGTCGACTTCGGCGCTTCGGACTACCCGCTGACCGACGCCAACCTCGCTGAGATGAAGCCTATGCTGCAGATCCCCGAGACCGCAGGCCCCGTCTGCATCACCTACAACCTCCCCGGCCTCACCAAGCCGCTCCAGCTTTCGGCTGAAGCCATCTCCGGCATCTTCCTAGGCAAAATCACCAGCTGGCAGGATCCCATCCTGAAGAAGGACAACCCCGGCGTCGCCCTCCCCAATATCAAAGTCGTCGTTGCCCACCGCACCGACGGCTCCGGCACCACCGCCGCTTTCACCACCTACCTCTCGGCCGTCTCGCCTGAGTGGTCCACGAAGGTCGGCAAAGGCGGAGCGGTCTCCTGGCCCGTCGGCCTCGGCGGCAAAGGCTCCGAAGGCGTCACCGCGCAGGTTCGCCAGTCCCCTGGCGGCATCGGCTATGTTGAGCTGATCTACGCGCAGCAGAACAACCTCGCAGTCGCCAACGTCCGTAACCAGGCCGGCAACTACATCACGCCCAGCACGGCCAGCACAACCGCAGCCATCGCGGCCTTCGCCGATCAGCTCAACAAAGACCCGCGCGTGCCCATCGTCAACGCTCCCGCCTCCGCGCCCGAAGCCTACCCCATCTCGACCCTGACCTTCCTCATCATCCCGAAGGACGGCACAGACGTGGGCAAGCGCACGATGCTGAAGAAGTTCATCCAGTACATCGTCACCGACGGACAGCTCATCGCATCCCAGCTCAACTACGCTCCACTCCCCGACGGGGTGAAGCAGTATGACCAGCAGCAGCTCAGCCAGATGACCGTCAACGGTCAGCCGGTACAGTAA
- the thiD gene encoding bifunctional hydroxymethylpyrimidine kinase/phosphomethylpyrimidine kinase, with amino-acid sequence MKTVLTIAGFDPSSGAGITADLMVFRAHGLFGTSCITGLTVQSTVGVRGMHPVKAEVVRETLDCLWDDLPAAGIKIGMLATAANVVAVADFLERVRRTGVAVVLDPVLRSSSGRELLEADGVALMRERLLPLVDWVTPNLDELAMLSGRRVAERDDVPEAARALQRAVRGLSVMATGGHLAVPDDFVMTADGRMRWLSGEHVETSSTHGTGCALSSALLCGLVRGDADAPRSAKEYVTGALRAAHAMGKGRGPVEHLWQMRWDD; translated from the coding sequence ATGAAGACGGTTTTGACGATTGCGGGGTTTGATCCCTCGTCGGGTGCTGGAATTACGGCGGACCTGATGGTGTTTCGCGCGCATGGGTTGTTTGGGACTTCTTGCATTACAGGGTTGACGGTGCAGTCTACTGTGGGGGTGCGCGGTATGCATCCGGTCAAGGCCGAGGTGGTGCGGGAGACGCTGGATTGCCTGTGGGACGATCTGCCTGCGGCAGGGATCAAGATTGGGATGCTGGCGACGGCGGCGAATGTAGTGGCTGTCGCGGATTTTCTGGAGCGCGTTCGCAGGACGGGTGTTGCGGTTGTGCTGGACCCGGTGCTGCGGTCGAGTTCGGGCAGAGAGCTGTTGGAGGCCGATGGCGTCGCGTTGATGCGTGAGCGGCTGTTGCCGCTGGTGGATTGGGTGACTCCGAATCTGGATGAGCTTGCGATGCTCTCCGGCAGACGTGTTGCCGAGCGCGACGATGTACCGGAGGCGGCGCGGGCGTTGCAACGGGCTGTGCGCGGGTTGAGCGTGATGGCTACGGGCGGGCATCTCGCGGTGCCGGACGATTTTGTGATGACGGCAGATGGCAGGATGCGCTGGCTGTCCGGCGAGCATGTGGAGACCAGTTCGACCCATGGGACCGGGTGCGCGCTTTCGAGCGCGTTGCTGTGCGGACTGGTGCGGGGCGATGCAGATGCTCCACGCAGCGCGAAAGAGTATGTGACGGGTGCGTTGCGCGCCGCGCATGCAATGGGGAAGGGGCGCGGACCGGTGGAGCATCTTTGGCAGATGCGGTGGGATGACTGA
- a CDS encoding dienelactone hydrolase family protein yields MSERVKLTAVDGHELEAYVAHPAGAPRGAVVLVQEIFGINSHIRGVADGYAKDGYLVVAPALFDRFERGLELQYTGEDSKKAYELYGKLNPEVQMKDVAAAFEFARKTVGNAIGVIGYCYGGLMSWVTATRGETLKVQPACCVCYYPGGIGKYASEEPSCPVMIHIGADDSHIGPEQVEPVKKAHPEVEVFIYKGADHAFNRAADPAKYREAAAKLARERTLEFLRTNVG; encoded by the coding sequence ATGAGCGAGCGGGTGAAGTTAACGGCTGTGGATGGGCATGAGCTGGAGGCGTACGTTGCGCATCCTGCGGGCGCGCCGAGGGGTGCGGTGGTGCTGGTGCAGGAGATCTTCGGGATCAATTCGCATATTCGCGGTGTGGCGGATGGGTATGCGAAGGATGGGTATCTGGTGGTCGCTCCGGCGTTGTTTGACCGGTTTGAGCGTGGGTTGGAGTTGCAGTATACGGGCGAGGATTCGAAGAAGGCGTATGAGCTTTATGGGAAGCTCAATCCTGAGGTGCAGATGAAGGACGTTGCGGCGGCGTTTGAGTTTGCCAGGAAGACGGTTGGTAATGCGATTGGCGTGATTGGGTATTGCTATGGCGGGTTGATGAGCTGGGTGACGGCGACGCGCGGCGAGACGCTGAAGGTGCAGCCGGCCTGCTGCGTGTGCTACTACCCCGGCGGAATTGGGAAGTATGCGTCGGAGGAGCCGAGCTGCCCGGTGATGATTCATATTGGCGCCGATGACTCGCATATTGGGCCGGAGCAGGTGGAGCCGGTGAAGAAGGCGCATCCTGAGGTGGAGGTGTTTATTTACAAGGGCGCGGACCATGCGTTCAACCGCGCCGCGGACCCGGCGAAGTATCGTGAGGCGGCGGCGAAGCTGGCGCGGGAGCGGACGCTTGAGTTTTTGCGGACGAATGTGGGGTGA